A region from the Cervus elaphus chromosome 10, mCerEla1.1, whole genome shotgun sequence genome encodes:
- the PMM2 gene encoding phosphomannomutase 2 isoform X1 → MAAPGPALCLFDVDGTLTAPRQKITEDMDCFLQKLRQKIKIGVVGGSDFEKVQEQLGGDVIKKYDYVFPENGLVAYRDGKLLCKQNIQGHLGEALIQDLINYCLSYISKIKLPKKRGTFIEFRNGMLNVSPIGRSCSQEERIEFYELDQKEKIRQKFVEDLRKEFAGKGLTFSIGGQISFDVFPDGWDKRYCLGHVEKDGYKTIYFFGDKTMPGGNDHEIFTDPRTVGYTVTAPEDTRRICEELFC, encoded by the exons ATGGCTGCGCCCGGCCCAGCGCTCTGCCTCTTCGACGTGGACGGGACCCTGACGGCCCCGCGGCAG AAAATTACCGAAGACATGGATTGCTTTCTGcaaaaactgaggcagaagatcaAAATTGGCGTTGTCGGTGGGTCGGACTTTGAGAAAGTACAGGAGCAACTGGGAGGTGACG ttattaaaaaatatgattacGTGTTTCCAGAAAATGGCTTGGTAGCATACAGAGATGGGAAACTCTTGTGTAAACAG AATATTCAAGGTCACCTGGGTGAAGCCCTAATCCAGGATTTAATCAACTACTGTCTGAGCTACATCTCGAAAATCAAGCTCCCGAAGAAGAG GGGCACTTTCATAGAGTTCCGTAATGGGATGCTGAACGTGTCGCCGATCGGAAGAAGCTGCAGCCAGGAAGAACGCATTGAGTTCTACGAGCTCGATCAG aaagaaaagataagaCAAAAGTTCGTGGAGGACCTGCGAAAAGAGTTTGCGGGGAAAGGCCTCACGTTTTCCATAG GAGGCCAGATCAGCTTCGACGTCTTCCCCGACGGCTGGGACAAGAGGTACTGCCTGGGACACGTGGAGAAGGACGGCTATAAGACCATCTACTTCTTTGGCGACAAAACCATGCCG GGCGGGAATGACCACGAGATCTTCACAGACCCCAGGACGGTGGGCTACACGGTGACGGCGCCCGAGGACACACGCAGGATCTGTGAGGAGCTCTTCTGCTGA
- the PMM2 gene encoding phosphomannomutase 2 isoform X2: MDCFLQKLRQKIKIGVVGGSDFEKVQEQLGGDVIKKYDYVFPENGLVAYRDGKLLCKQNIQGHLGEALIQDLINYCLSYISKIKLPKKRGTFIEFRNGMLNVSPIGRSCSQEERIEFYELDQKEKIRQKFVEDLRKEFAGKGLTFSIGGQISFDVFPDGWDKRYCLGHVEKDGYKTIYFFGDKTMPGGNDHEIFTDPRTVGYTVTAPEDTRRICEELFC; encoded by the exons ATGGATTGCTTTCTGcaaaaactgaggcagaagatcaAAATTGGCGTTGTCGGTGGGTCGGACTTTGAGAAAGTACAGGAGCAACTGGGAGGTGACG ttattaaaaaatatgattacGTGTTTCCAGAAAATGGCTTGGTAGCATACAGAGATGGGAAACTCTTGTGTAAACAG AATATTCAAGGTCACCTGGGTGAAGCCCTAATCCAGGATTTAATCAACTACTGTCTGAGCTACATCTCGAAAATCAAGCTCCCGAAGAAGAG GGGCACTTTCATAGAGTTCCGTAATGGGATGCTGAACGTGTCGCCGATCGGAAGAAGCTGCAGCCAGGAAGAACGCATTGAGTTCTACGAGCTCGATCAG aaagaaaagataagaCAAAAGTTCGTGGAGGACCTGCGAAAAGAGTTTGCGGGGAAAGGCCTCACGTTTTCCATAG GAGGCCAGATCAGCTTCGACGTCTTCCCCGACGGCTGGGACAAGAGGTACTGCCTGGGACACGTGGAGAAGGACGGCTATAAGACCATCTACTTCTTTGGCGACAAAACCATGCCG GGCGGGAATGACCACGAGATCTTCACAGACCCCAGGACGGTGGGCTACACGGTGACGGCGCCCGAGGACACACGCAGGATCTGTGAGGAGCTCTTCTGCTGA
- the TMEM186 gene encoding transmembrane protein 186, with product MAALLRAVARSPGPAAWGRPLHRLCCYGGQDPRRGLGSGTPPSKEKPPGPEAEKFQMVYRFDAIKAFGYLSRLKVTQTALTVAALPPGLYCYSQGLMPFSSLCLAGGVAGFALAMLYWMSHFFRRLVGILYVNEAGTVLRVAHLTFWGRRQDTYCPVADVIPMTESRDRPQELFVRIQQYSGKQTFYLTLRYGRILDQDRFTQVFGMLDALK from the exons ATG GCTGCCCTCCTCCGAGCTGTGGCGCGGTCGCCAGGGCCAGCCGCGTGGGGCAGGCCGCTCCACCGGCTGTGCTGCTACGGTGGTCAGGATCCCAGGAGGGGGTTGGGAAGCGGGACGCCCCCCTCCAAGGAGAAGCCACCGGGCCCAGAGGCGGAGAAGTTTCAGATGGTGTACCGGTTCGACGCCATCAAGGCCTTCGGGTACCTGTCTCGGCTGAAGGTGACACAGACGGCCCTGACGGTGGCCGCCCTGCCGCCGGGCCTCTACTGCTATTCCCAGGGCCTCATGCCCTTCAGCTCCTTGTGCCTGGCGGGCGGGGTCGCCGGCTTCGCCCTGGCCATGTTGTACTGGATGAGCCATTTCTTCCGGAGGCTGGTGGGCATCCTGTACGTGAACGAGGCGGGCACTGTGCTGCGGGTGGCCCACCTGACCTTCTGGGGCCGGCGACAGGACACCTACTGCCCCGTGGCCGACGTGATCCCCATGACGGAGAGCCGGGATCGGCCCCAAGAGCTGTTCGTGCGGATCCAGCAGTACAGCGGGAAACAGACCTTCTACCTCACCCTGCGCTACGGGCGCATCCTGGACCAAGACCGGTTTACGCAGGTGTTCGGGATGCTGGACGCGCTCAAGTGA
- the CARHSP1 gene encoding calcium-regulated heat-stable protein 1 isoform X2, producing MSSEPPPPSQPPTHQSSAGLLDTQQARDRSPSPLRGNVVPSPLPTRRTRTFSATVRASQGPVYKGVCKCFCRSKGHGFITPADGGPDIFLHISDVEGEYVPMEGDEVTYKMCSIPPKNEKLQAVEVVITHLAPGTKHETWSGHVVSS from the exons ATGTCATCTGAGCCACCTCCTCCATCCCAGCCCCCCACCCATCAGTCCTCGGCCGGGCTGCTGGACACCCAACAGGCCCGGGATCGCTCACCGTCCCCGCTACGGGGCAACGTGGTGCCAAGCCCACTGCCCACTCGCCGCACCAGGACCTTCTCAGC GACGGTGCGGGCTTCCCAGGGCCCAGTCTACAAAGGAGTCTGCAAATGCTTCTGTCGGTCCAAGGGCCACGGCTTCATCACCCCGGCTGACGGCGGCCCTGACATCTTCCTGCATATCTCCGA CGTGGAGGGGGAGTACGTCCCCATGGAAGGCGACGAGGTCACCTATAAGATGTGCTCCATCCCGCCCAAGAACGAGAAGCTGCAGGCCGTGGAGGTGGTCATCACCCACCTGGCGCCGGGCACCAAACACGAGACCTGGTCCGGCCACGTCGTCAGTTCCTAG
- the CARHSP1 gene encoding calcium-regulated heat-stable protein 1 isoform X1 → MSAMSSEPPPPSQPPTHQSSAGLLDTQQARDRSPSPLRGNVVPSPLPTRRTRTFSATVRASQGPVYKGVCKCFCRSKGHGFITPADGGPDIFLHISDVEGEYVPMEGDEVTYKMCSIPPKNEKLQAVEVVITHLAPGTKHETWSGHVVSS, encoded by the exons AT GTCAGCCATGTCATCTGAGCCACCTCCTCCATCCCAGCCCCCCACCCATCAGTCCTCGGCCGGGCTGCTGGACACCCAACAGGCCCGGGATCGCTCACCGTCCCCGCTACGGGGCAACGTGGTGCCAAGCCCACTGCCCACTCGCCGCACCAGGACCTTCTCAGC GACGGTGCGGGCTTCCCAGGGCCCAGTCTACAAAGGAGTCTGCAAATGCTTCTGTCGGTCCAAGGGCCACGGCTTCATCACCCCGGCTGACGGCGGCCCTGACATCTTCCTGCATATCTCCGA CGTGGAGGGGGAGTACGTCCCCATGGAAGGCGACGAGGTCACCTATAAGATGTGCTCCATCCCGCCCAAGAACGAGAAGCTGCAGGCCGTGGAGGTGGTCATCACCCACCTGGCGCCGGGCACCAAACACGAGACCTGGTCCGGCCACGTCGTCAGTTCCTAG